A portion of the Vreelandella subglaciescola genome contains these proteins:
- the atpA gene encoding F0F1 ATP synthase subunit alpha, with amino-acid sequence MQQLNPSEISDIIKQRIEKLDVASEARNQGTIVSVSDGIVKVHGLEDAMFGEMIEFPGSIFGMVLNLERDSVGAVVLGDYLQLEEGMVAQCTGRILEVPVGPELIGRVVDALGNPIDGKGDINAKMTDAVEKVAPGVITRQSVDQPIQTGFKAIDAMVPIGRGQRELIIGDRQIGKSAIAIDAIINQKGKGVTCVYVAIGQKQSTVANMVRKLEEHGAMEHTIIVAAGAADPAPMQFLAAYAGCTMGEYFRDRGEDALIVYDDLSKQAVAYRQVSLLLRRPPGREAYPGDVFYLHSRLLERAARVNVDYVEKFTNGEVKGKTGSLTALPIIETQGGDVSAFVPTNVISITDGQIFLQTDLFNSGIRPAINAGLSVSRVGGSAQTKIVKKLGGNIRLALAQYRELAAFSQFASDLDEATRKQLEHGQRVTELMKQKQYSPMSVAQMALSLYAANEGHLDDVDVAKVLDFENALHDYAKAEHATLLDQINESGDYGDEIKAGLKSVLEQFKATQTW; translated from the coding sequence ATGCAGCAACTGAATCCTTCCGAGATCAGCGACATCATCAAGCAGCGTATCGAGAAGCTTGACGTCGCATCCGAAGCCCGTAATCAGGGCACCATCGTCAGCGTTTCCGACGGTATCGTGAAAGTTCACGGCCTCGAAGACGCGATGTTTGGTGAAATGATTGAATTTCCCGGCAGCATTTTCGGCATGGTGCTCAACCTTGAGCGCGATTCCGTTGGCGCTGTAGTACTGGGTGACTACCTGCAGCTTGAAGAAGGCATGGTCGCTCAGTGCACCGGCCGCATTCTTGAAGTGCCGGTCGGCCCCGAACTGATTGGCCGCGTAGTTGACGCGCTGGGTAACCCCATCGACGGCAAGGGCGACATCAACGCCAAGATGACCGACGCGGTAGAAAAAGTCGCGCCCGGCGTTATCACCCGCCAAAGCGTTGACCAGCCGATCCAGACCGGTTTCAAGGCGATCGACGCCATGGTGCCGATCGGCCGCGGTCAGCGTGAGCTGATCATCGGTGACCGTCAGATCGGTAAGTCGGCGATTGCCATCGACGCCATCATCAACCAGAAAGGCAAGGGTGTTACCTGCGTTTATGTGGCCATCGGCCAGAAGCAGTCGACCGTTGCCAACATGGTGCGCAAGCTCGAAGAGCACGGCGCGATGGAGCACACCATCATCGTTGCCGCCGGCGCTGCCGACCCGGCACCCATGCAGTTCCTCGCGGCCTACGCCGGTTGCACCATGGGCGAATACTTCCGCGACCGTGGCGAAGATGCCCTGATCGTGTATGACGATCTGTCCAAGCAGGCCGTGGCGTACCGTCAGGTATCGCTGCTGCTCCGCCGTCCGCCGGGCCGTGAAGCCTACCCGGGCGATGTGTTCTATCTCCACTCGCGTCTGCTCGAGCGTGCCGCTCGCGTGAACGTCGACTACGTCGAGAAGTTCACCAACGGTGAAGTGAAGGGCAAGACCGGTTCGCTGACCGCGCTGCCGATCATCGAGACCCAGGGCGGCGACGTGTCCGCGTTCGTTCCGACCAACGTGATTTCGATCACCGACGGTCAGATCTTCCTGCAGACCGATCTGTTCAACTCAGGGATCCGTCCGGCCATCAACGCAGGCCTTTCGGTCTCGCGCGTGGGCGGCTCGGCGCAGACCAAGATCGTCAAAAAGCTCGGCGGCAACATTCGTCTGGCGCTGGCGCAGTATCGCGAGCTGGCGGCATTCTCGCAGTTTGCCTCGGATCTTGACGAAGCCACGCGTAAGCAGCTTGAGCACGGTCAGCGCGTGACCGAGCTGATGAAGCAAAAGCAGTATTCGCCGATGTCCGTGGCGCAAATGGCGCTGTCGCTGTATGCCGCCAACGAAGGCCATCTGGACGACGTTGACGTAGCCAAGGTGCTGGACTTTGAAAACGCCCTGCACGACTACGCCAAGGCTGAGCACGCAACGCTGCTGGATCAGATCAACGAATCTGGCGACTACGGCGATGAGATCAAGGCTGGCCTGAAGTCGGTTCTTGAACAGTTCAAGGCCACTCAGACCTGGTAA
- a CDS encoding F0F1 ATP synthase subunit delta, producing the protein MAEQFTVARPYAKAAFEYARDHDALPAWSDALTLLGQVTLDADASRLLSSPRLANEQKVAFLTGLLADGKAAKGAGKGLERFLANLAGQHRLGALGAIAAQFEQLRAEHEQRIDVNVTSAFKLDEKQQTTLLNALKKRLNRDISITTQVDKSLIGGAILRAGDTVIDGSVRGRLNRLSEALTT; encoded by the coding sequence ATGGCGGAACAATTTACCGTCGCTCGTCCTTACGCCAAGGCAGCGTTTGAATATGCGCGCGATCACGATGCGCTACCGGCCTGGTCTGACGCACTGACCCTGCTGGGTCAAGTGACGCTCGACGCAGATGCGAGCCGTCTGCTGAGCAGCCCCCGGCTGGCCAACGAGCAGAAAGTCGCCTTTCTGACCGGCCTGCTGGCGGACGGCAAAGCAGCCAAGGGAGCAGGGAAAGGCCTCGAGCGTTTCCTTGCCAACCTGGCGGGGCAGCATCGCCTCGGCGCCCTTGGCGCCATTGCCGCTCAGTTTGAACAGCTGCGCGCGGAGCACGAGCAGCGTATCGACGTAAACGTGACGTCAGCCTTTAAGCTCGATGAGAAGCAGCAAACGACGCTGCTCAACGCGCTTAAAAAACGTCTGAATCGCGACATCTCTATTACCACTCAGGTGGACAAGTCGCTGATTGGCGGCGCCATCCTGCGCGCCGGCGATACCGTTATCGACGGCTCGGTGCGCGGTCGATTGAACCGCCTTTCCGAAGCGCTGACCACTTGA
- a CDS encoding F0F1 ATP synthase subunit B, whose translation MNINMTLIGQTIAFAIFVWFCIKYVWPPISNALHERQKKIADGLDAASRASRDLEMAQEQAEKTLRESKEQASQLLEQANTRSAHIVEDAREQARAEGERMITGARSAIEQDMQRAREELRAQVAHLAVLGAERVLEGAVDEKAHRKLLDELAAEL comes from the coding sequence GTGAATATCAACATGACGCTAATCGGGCAGACGATCGCCTTCGCGATCTTTGTCTGGTTTTGCATAAAGTATGTGTGGCCGCCGATCAGCAATGCGCTCCATGAGCGCCAGAAGAAAATTGCTGATGGTCTGGACGCAGCCAGCCGTGCATCTCGCGACCTTGAAATGGCGCAAGAGCAGGCAGAGAAGACGCTGCGTGAAAGCAAAGAGCAGGCGTCGCAGCTTCTCGAGCAGGCGAATACCCGTTCCGCGCACATTGTCGAAGATGCACGCGAGCAGGCTCGCGCCGAAGGCGAGCGCATGATTACCGGTGCTCGCTCCGCTATCGAGCAGGACATGCAGCGCGCTCGCGAAGAGCTGCGCGCCCAGGTCGCCCATCTTGCGGTACTCGGCGCCGAGCGCGTGCTGGAAGGTGCTGTCGACGAGAAAGCGCATCGCAAGCTGCTTGATGAGCTGGCTGCCGAACTGTAA
- the atpE gene encoding F0F1 ATP synthase subunit C, producing MELIYVAASLMIGLGALGTGIGFAILGGKLIEATARQPEMGDELQVKTFLMAGLLDAVPMIGVGIAMYLIFVVAG from the coding sequence ATGGAACTCATCTACGTTGCCGCTTCCCTCATGATCGGCCTGGGCGCTTTGGGCACCGGCATTGGCTTCGCCATCCTGGGTGGCAAGCTGATCGAAGCTACTGCGCGTCAGCCGGAAATGGGTGATGAGCTGCAGGTTAAAACCTTCCTCATGGCAGGTCTGCTCGACGCCGTGCCGATGATCGGCGTTGGTATCGCGATGTACCTCATCTTCGTTGTTGCCGGTTAA
- the atpB gene encoding F0F1 ATP synthase subunit A, whose translation MAAGNVVAPADYIQHHLQNLTFGLHPDNGWSFAQNAAEASDMGFWAIHVDTMGWSIAMGFLFIWLFRKVGNAATTGVPGMMQNIVEITFEFIEGLTRSTFRNENPIIGPLALTLFVWILMMNTLKIIPVDYFPGVFASLGVDQMKIVPTTDLNATFGMALGVFLLVLYYNFKIKGVAGFARELSLKPFNHWALIPFNLLLEVVALLVQPFSLAMRLFGNMFAGEVIFILIALLPFWAIWLLDVPWAIFHILIVTLQAFIFTVLSVVYLNAAHERH comes from the coding sequence ATGGCAGCAGGAAACGTAGTCGCGCCAGCTGATTATATCCAGCACCACTTGCAGAACCTGACATTCGGGCTGCATCCGGACAACGGCTGGTCGTTTGCACAAAACGCCGCAGAGGCTAGCGACATGGGCTTCTGGGCTATCCACGTTGACACCATGGGCTGGTCCATCGCCATGGGTTTTCTGTTTATCTGGCTGTTTCGCAAAGTGGGCAACGCTGCGACAACCGGCGTGCCCGGCATGATGCAGAACATCGTCGAAATCACGTTCGAGTTTATCGAAGGCCTGACCCGCTCTACCTTCCGTAACGAAAACCCCATTATCGGGCCGCTGGCACTGACGCTGTTCGTCTGGATCCTGATGATGAACACGCTCAAGATCATTCCGGTCGACTACTTCCCCGGCGTGTTCGCAAGCCTGGGCGTCGATCAGATGAAAATCGTGCCGACCACCGATCTCAACGCCACGTTTGGCATGGCGCTGGGCGTGTTCCTGCTGGTGCTTTACTACAACTTCAAGATTAAAGGTGTCGCCGGCTTTGCCCGCGAGCTGTCGCTCAAGCCGTTCAACCACTGGGCGCTGATCCCGTTCAACCTGCTGCTTGAAGTTGTCGCGCTGCTGGTTCAGCCGTTCAGCCTTGCGATGCGTCTGTTCGGCAACATGTTTGCCGGCGAAGTGATCTTCATCCTGATCGCCCTGCTGCCGTTCTGGGCTATCTGGCTGTTGGATGTGCCCTGGGCTATCTTCCACATTCTGATAGTCACCCTGCAGGCCTTCATCTTTACCGTGCTGTCCGTTGTGTACCTGAACGCTGCACACGAACGCCATTAA
- a CDS encoding ATP synthase subunit I, with protein sequence MTMQRNRLKRRRGYVYRLAIAQAGVTLAGMLWGFIADGGDGVLSALKGALVAIIPQAMFVLRAGILNPRLGALQGAKRLLRAEMGKFGLTVALFTLLFVAAPPSNPAFFFSAYVAVVLTHWLGPWLLRRQRSTYRGN encoded by the coding sequence ATGACGATGCAACGAAACCGACTCAAGCGCCGCCGGGGGTATGTCTACCGGCTGGCCATCGCCCAGGCAGGCGTGACCCTTGCCGGCATGCTCTGGGGCTTCATCGCGGACGGTGGCGATGGCGTGTTATCAGCGCTTAAGGGCGCGCTCGTTGCCATCATCCCGCAGGCCATGTTCGTGCTGCGGGCGGGTATCCTGAACCCTCGCCTGGGTGCGTTACAGGGCGCCAAGCGCCTGTTACGCGCCGAAATGGGTAAGTTTGGTTTGACGGTGGCGCTTTTCACGCTGTTATTTGTCGCAGCGCCCCCTTCAAACCCCGCTTTCTTCTTTAGTGCTTACGTAGCGGTCGTTCTCACGCATTGGCTGGGTCCCTGGCTTTTGCGGCGGCAACGCTCAACTTATCGAGGTAACTAG
- a CDS encoding ParB/RepB/Spo0J family partition protein: MTRKRALGRGLDALIGAGARHRDGLELTAEATSFALDDATAVPAGDAEATVERLERLPLGQLARGKYQPRRDFHPEALEELADSIRAQGVMQPIVVRAVGEQRYEIIAGERRFRAAQLAELDVIPAIIRDVGDDVALALSLIENIQRENLNAIEEALAFKRLSDEFSLTQQQIADTVGKSRTQVANLLRLLSLETDVQTLLERGDLDMGHARALLALEGQQQRRVAHDVVNQDLTVRATEALVKNVAAQTASPPRKPAAQANSSDVAGLETRLSEQLGAPVSIKQGKKGKGALTIRYTSLEELDGILGHIR, encoded by the coding sequence ATGACGCGTAAACGTGCGCTGGGGCGCGGGCTGGACGCTCTGATCGGCGCCGGTGCCCGCCACCGTGATGGTTTGGAACTGACCGCTGAAGCGACCAGCTTCGCCCTTGATGATGCGACGGCGGTGCCCGCCGGCGATGCCGAAGCAACTGTCGAGCGTCTTGAGCGACTGCCGCTGGGCCAGCTCGCTCGGGGCAAATATCAGCCACGGCGCGACTTTCATCCCGAAGCGCTTGAAGAACTGGCCGACTCCATTCGCGCCCAGGGCGTCATGCAGCCCATCGTGGTGCGCGCGGTGGGTGAGCAACGCTACGAAATCATTGCCGGTGAACGCCGCTTTCGTGCCGCCCAGCTTGCCGAACTCGACGTTATTCCCGCGATTATTCGTGACGTGGGCGACGACGTCGCGCTGGCGCTTTCGCTGATTGAAAACATTCAGCGTGAAAACCTCAACGCGATAGAAGAAGCGCTGGCGTTCAAGCGCCTGAGCGACGAGTTCTCGCTCACCCAGCAGCAAATTGCCGATACCGTGGGCAAATCGCGCACCCAGGTCGCCAACCTGCTGCGCCTGTTGAGTCTGGAAACCGACGTGCAGACCCTGCTGGAACGCGGCGATCTGGATATGGGGCATGCCCGGGCGCTGCTCGCGCTTGAAGGCCAACAGCAGCGCCGTGTGGCCCACGACGTCGTCAATCAGGACCTGACCGTGCGTGCTACCGAAGCGCTGGTGAAAAACGTGGCGGCACAGACGGCGTCTCCTCCCAGGAAGCCGGCCGCCCAGGCAAATTCGTCCGACGTGGCGGGCCTGGAAACCCGGCTTAGCGAACAGCTGGGTGCACCGGTTTCCATCAAACAGGGCAAAAAAGGCAAGGGCGCGCTGACCATCCGCTACACCAGCCTTGAAGAACTGGACGGTATCCTCGGGCATATTCGCTAG
- a CDS encoding ParA family protein, which yields MSQIIALTNQKGGVGKTTSAVNLAASLAALGRRVLLVDLDPQGHASMGSGIDKHTLETSVLDVLLEDTAAQQAIVRDLPAGYDVLPGNGDLTAAEVELLQLDERQSRLASALKALSDDYDVMLIDCPPSLNMLTVNALTAADGVLIPLQCEFYALEGLSALLDTIEQIKESINPTLEISGILRTMYDKRMSLTREVDSQLRGYFGDKLLKATIPRNVKLAEAPSHGLPVNHYARFSRGSQAYRVLAKEMLQRLAL from the coding sequence GTGAGCCAGATCATTGCCCTGACCAACCAGAAAGGCGGCGTTGGCAAGACCACTTCCGCCGTCAATCTTGCGGCCAGTCTGGCGGCACTTGGACGCCGCGTATTGCTGGTGGATCTTGACCCTCAGGGGCATGCCAGCATGGGCAGCGGTATCGACAAGCACACGCTGGAGACCAGCGTGCTCGACGTACTGCTGGAAGATACTGCTGCTCAGCAGGCCATCGTCCGGGATCTGCCGGCGGGCTATGATGTGCTGCCGGGCAACGGTGACCTGACCGCGGCAGAGGTCGAACTACTGCAGCTTGATGAGCGCCAGAGCCGCCTGGCCAGCGCCCTGAAAGCACTAAGCGACGATTACGACGTGATGCTGATCGACTGCCCGCCGTCGCTTAACATGCTCACGGTCAATGCGCTGACCGCCGCGGACGGCGTGCTGATCCCGCTGCAGTGCGAGTTTTACGCCCTGGAAGGGCTCTCGGCCCTGCTGGATACCATCGAGCAGATCAAAGAAAGCATCAACCCGACGCTTGAAATTTCGGGTATCCTGCGCACCATGTACGATAAGCGCATGAGCCTGACCCGCGAGGTTGACAGCCAGCTGCGCGGCTATTTCGGCGATAAACTGCTCAAGGCGACCATTCCGCGCAACGTCAAGCTCGCCGAAGCGCCAAGCCACGGCCTGCCGGTGAACCATTACGCCCGGTTCTCACGCGGCAGCCAGGCCTATCGCGTACTCGCCAAGGAAATGCTTCAGCGGCTGGCGCTTTAA
- the rsmG gene encoding 16S rRNA (guanine(527)-N(7))-methyltransferase RsmG has product MSTATQGPSAALIATLPDTVAARLDDGLDALGITADDEQRRRLLGLVALLHKWNRAYNLTAVRDINEMVSRHVLDSAAVMPFIRPTTLLDVGAGPGFPGLVLAILMPELNVTLLDSNGKKVRFQRQAVMELGLDNVTPEQVRVESFEAGGFDQVISRAFASLEDFITLTRQLPAAGGRWLAMKGPGADDELEALPAGVTLAHRHRLDVPFATAERQLLILTP; this is encoded by the coding sequence ATGAGCACTGCAACGCAAGGGCCGTCAGCGGCGCTGATAGCAACGCTGCCTGATACCGTCGCCGCGCGCCTGGACGACGGCCTTGATGCCTTGGGCATTACCGCCGATGACGAGCAGCGCCGCCGGCTATTGGGGCTGGTGGCCTTGTTGCACAAGTGGAACCGGGCTTATAACCTCACCGCGGTGCGCGACATTAACGAGATGGTCTCTCGCCACGTGCTCGACAGCGCCGCGGTGATGCCATTCATCCGCCCCACAACGCTGCTCGACGTGGGCGCCGGTCCGGGGTTTCCCGGGCTGGTGCTGGCGATTTTAATGCCTGAACTCAACGTGACGCTGCTCGATAGCAACGGCAAAAAGGTACGCTTTCAGCGTCAGGCGGTGATGGAGCTGGGGCTGGATAACGTCACCCCGGAACAAGTTCGGGTTGAGTCATTCGAAGCCGGTGGTTTTGATCAGGTGATCTCCCGCGCCTTTGCCAGTCTGGAAGATTTCATTACCCTGACACGCCAACTACCCGCAGCGGGCGGGCGCTGGCTGGCGATGAAAGGCCCCGGAGCCGACGACGAGCTCGAAGCCCTGCCCGCAGGAGTGACGCTTGCGCATCGCCACCGGCTCGACGTGCCTTTTGCTACCGCCGAGCGGCAACTTTTGATTCTGACCCCGTAA
- the mnmG gene encoding tRNA uridine-5-carboxymethylaminomethyl(34) synthesis enzyme MnmG yields MNYPDRFDVIVIGGGHAGTEAALASARMGCQTLLLTHNIETLGQMSCNPAIGGIGKSHLVKEIDALGGAMGLATDKGGIQFRVLNARKGPAVRATRAQADRIRYKAAIRSTLENQSNLTIFQQAAGDLIVDDNTVRGVVTETGIHFHSDTVVLCTGTFLGGVIHIGLDKTLGGRAGDAPSNALAERLRALPFRVDRLKTGTPPRIDARTVDFSRLDEQPGDTPTPVMSYLGNREMHPRQMSCHIAHTNARTHEIIRANLDRSPMYSGDIEGVGPRYCPSIEDKVHRFADKDSHQIFIEPEGLDTHELYPNGISTSLPFDVQLEVVRSIEGLENAHITRPGYAIEYDFFDPRDLKHSLETKFIHNLFFAGQINGTTGYEEAGAQGLLAGLNAARRASNLDAWWPRRDEAYLGVLVDDLITMGTKEPYRMFTSRAEYRLLLREDNADLRLTEIGRSLGLVDDARWEAFSAKREAVEQENQRLSSIWVQPKSPAGESLAKTLGKPLAREFTLRDLLKRPELGYADIAALPGIDGQPVRDDTVAEQVQIQAKYQGYIDRQQDEIDKLKRHEATPLPESLDYSQVDGLSNETRQKLGDTRPATLAQAARISGVTPAAVSILLIHLKKHRLLNKAEVANG; encoded by the coding sequence TTGAATTATCCCGACCGCTTTGACGTGATTGTCATCGGCGGTGGCCATGCGGGAACTGAAGCCGCATTGGCCTCCGCTCGTATGGGCTGTCAAACCCTGTTGCTGACCCACAACATCGAAACCCTGGGACAAATGTCGTGTAATCCCGCCATTGGCGGCATTGGCAAGAGCCATTTGGTCAAGGAAATTGATGCGCTGGGCGGCGCCATGGGGCTGGCAACGGATAAGGGCGGCATCCAGTTTCGCGTGCTCAACGCCCGCAAAGGCCCCGCCGTTCGTGCCACCCGTGCCCAGGCCGACCGCATTCGCTACAAAGCGGCCATTCGCAGTACCCTGGAAAACCAGTCGAATTTGACGATTTTTCAGCAGGCCGCCGGCGATTTGATCGTGGATGACAACACCGTGCGCGGTGTTGTCACCGAAACCGGCATCCACTTTCATAGCGACACCGTGGTGCTGTGCACCGGCACGTTCCTGGGCGGCGTTATCCACATCGGGCTGGATAAAACCCTTGGTGGACGCGCCGGCGATGCGCCCTCCAACGCACTGGCCGAGCGCCTGCGGGCACTGCCGTTTCGCGTTGATCGGCTGAAAACCGGCACCCCGCCACGCATCGATGCGCGAACGGTGGATTTTTCCAGGCTTGATGAACAGCCCGGTGATACGCCAACGCCGGTGATGTCGTATCTGGGCAATCGCGAGATGCATCCGCGCCAGATGAGTTGCCACATTGCCCATACCAATGCGCGTACCCACGAAATTATTCGCGCCAATCTGGATCGCTCACCGATGTATTCGGGTGATATCGAAGGCGTTGGCCCGCGCTATTGCCCGTCGATCGAAGACAAGGTCCACCGCTTTGCCGATAAAGACAGCCATCAGATTTTTATCGAACCCGAAGGGCTCGATACCCACGAGCTGTACCCCAACGGCATTTCCACCTCGCTGCCGTTTGACGTTCAGCTTGAGGTAGTGCGCTCCATCGAAGGGCTGGAAAACGCTCACATCACCCGGCCAGGCTATGCCATCGAGTACGATTTCTTTGATCCGCGCGATCTGAAACACTCGCTGGAAACCAAATTTATCCACAACCTGTTTTTTGCCGGCCAGATCAACGGCACCACCGGCTACGAAGAAGCCGGCGCCCAGGGGCTGTTAGCCGGGCTCAACGCCGCGCGCCGCGCATCAAACCTTGATGCCTGGTGGCCGCGCCGCGATGAAGCCTACCTTGGGGTACTGGTCGATGATCTGATCACCATGGGCACCAAAGAGCCCTACCGCATGTTTACCTCCCGGGCGGAATACCGGTTGCTGCTGCGCGAAGACAACGCCGATTTGCGCCTGACCGAAATTGGCCGCTCGCTGGGGCTTGTCGACGACGCCCGCTGGGAGGCATTCAGCGCCAAGCGCGAGGCGGTTGAGCAGGAAAACCAGCGGCTGTCCTCGATCTGGGTGCAGCCGAAATCGCCGGCGGGCGAGAGCCTGGCCAAAACGCTGGGCAAGCCGCTGGCGCGTGAATTCACTCTGCGCGACCTGCTCAAGCGGCCCGAGCTTGGCTACGCCGATATCGCCGCACTGCCGGGTATCGACGGCCAGCCGGTCCGCGATGACACCGTGGCCGAGCAGGTGCAGATTCAGGCCAAATATCAGGGCTATATCGACCGCCAGCAGGATGAAATTGACAAGCTCAAGCGCCACGAAGCCACGCCGCTACCGGAAAGTCTGGATTACAGCCAGGTCGACGGGCTTTCCAATGAGACGCGGCAGAAACTCGGCGATACCCGCCCCGCAACGCTGGCCCAGGCCGCGCGTATTTCCGGCGTGACCCCCGCTGCGGTCTCGATTCTGTTGATTCACCTGAAAAAACATCGCCTGCTGAACAAGGCCGAGGTGGCTAACGGATGA
- a CDS encoding SDR family oxidoreductase translates to MDDRVLLITGASSGIGAATARAAAEKGYKLVLAARRQDKLEALAEEIGKDRVVTVSCDVTSMQEQQAMVEQALERFGRLDVVFANAGRGGSAGGFSEADHEQWKEMLMTNVYGVGLTLQATLPALKQSQGHVLLTGSAAGRATIPGSMYSASKWAVTGVGYNLREELRGTGIRVTLIEPGMVDTPFFDERPAHAMQDEDIANAVIYALDQPAHVDVNEILIRPTPARE, encoded by the coding sequence ATGGATGATCGTGTATTGCTGATTACCGGCGCCTCCAGCGGTATCGGTGCCGCCACCGCCCGCGCCGCCGCCGAGAAAGGTTACAAACTGGTATTGGCGGCACGCCGCCAGGATAAGCTCGAAGCGCTCGCCGAGGAGATCGGCAAGGACCGGGTCGTCACCGTGAGCTGCGACGTGACGTCGATGCAGGAACAGCAGGCCATGGTCGAGCAGGCACTGGAACGCTTTGGTCGCCTGGATGTGGTGTTTGCCAACGCCGGGCGCGGGGGTTCAGCCGGCGGCTTCAGCGAGGCGGATCATGAGCAATGGAAGGAGATGCTGATGACCAACGTTTATGGCGTCGGCCTGACTCTGCAGGCGACGCTGCCCGCTCTTAAGCAAAGCCAGGGGCATGTGCTGCTGACCGGCTCTGCTGCCGGGCGTGCCACCATTCCCGGCTCCATGTATAGCGCTAGCAAATGGGCGGTGACCGGCGTCGGCTACAACCTGCGGGAAGAACTGCGCGGTACGGGCATTCGCGTCACCCTGATCGAACCCGGCATGGTGGATACGCCCTTCTTCGACGAACGCCCCGCCCATGCCATGCAAGATGAGGATATCGCCAACGCGGTGATCTACGCCCTCGACCAGCCCGCCCATGTGGACGTCAACGAAATCCTGATACGCCCGACGCCGGCCAGGGAATGA
- a CDS encoding amino acid ABC transporter ATP-binding protein yields the protein MNATTQPIVSMQKLNKHFGSLHVLKDIDLAITPGEVVVVIGASGSGKSTLIRCINGLEEFQQGTLEVDSKTLQPHGKSGRALQHIRTEVGMVFQQFNLFPHLSVRDNITLAPLKVRGVNRQEAKQTANRLLERVGIEDQADKYPSQLSGGQQQRVALARALAMEPRLMLFDEPTSALDPEMIGEVLDAMRELAKDGMTMVIVTHEMGFAREVADRVIYIHQGEITEQGPPEQLFDAPQHERTQGFLSRVLKH from the coding sequence ATGAACGCAACAACGCAACCTATTGTGAGCATGCAGAAGCTCAACAAACACTTTGGCAGCCTGCACGTGCTGAAGGATATCGACCTTGCCATCACCCCGGGAGAAGTCGTGGTAGTGATTGGTGCCAGCGGCTCGGGAAAATCCACGCTGATCCGCTGTATCAACGGCCTGGAAGAGTTTCAGCAGGGCACCCTCGAGGTAGATAGCAAGACCCTGCAGCCGCACGGCAAAAGCGGCCGTGCGCTGCAGCATATCCGTACCGAGGTCGGCATGGTGTTCCAGCAGTTCAACCTGTTTCCCCACCTCAGCGTGCGCGACAACATCACCCTGGCACCGCTTAAAGTTCGCGGCGTTAACCGCCAGGAAGCCAAGCAAACCGCCAACCGGCTGCTCGAACGCGTGGGCATCGAGGATCAGGCGGACAAATACCCCTCGCAGCTCTCCGGCGGTCAGCAGCAGCGCGTAGCGCTTGCCCGGGCGCTGGCCATGGAGCCGCGGCTGATGCTGTTTGACGAGCCTACCTCGGCGCTCGACCCGGAGATGATCGGCGAAGTCTTGGATGCCATGCGCGAGTTGGCCAAAGACGGCATGACCATGGTCATCGTGACCCACGAAATGGGCTTTGCCCGTGAAGTGGCCGACCGCGTGATTTACATCCATCAGGGGGAAATCACCGAGCAGGGCCCGCCTGAACAGCTGTTTGATGCTCCGCAGCATGAGCGCACCCAGGGCTTTTTGTCCCGGGTGCTCAAGCACTGA
- a CDS encoding amino acid ABC transporter permease — protein sequence MDVSFNFDWAAAIDSIPHLLPGIPWTLLISFGGLAFGFVIGIFFGLLRISPLRWLRWLAITYIEIFRGTPILVQVLFIFYGLPQLLGGPIDALTAGIAAIAVNSGAYISEIVRGGVQSIERGQSEAALSLGLSRSQSFRYVIWPQALRRMIPPLGNQAIISIKDTSLFSVIGVGELVRQGQIYIATTFTAMEVYFMVALLYLAITWTLSILLSLLERKGLAGE from the coding sequence GTGGACGTTTCCTTCAATTTTGACTGGGCAGCCGCGATTGATTCAATCCCCCACCTGCTGCCCGGTATTCCCTGGACGCTGCTGATTTCCTTTGGCGGCCTTGCCTTCGGCTTTGTGATCGGTATTTTCTTCGGCCTTTTGCGTATCAGCCCGCTGCGCTGGCTGCGCTGGCTGGCGATTACCTACATCGAGATATTTCGCGGTACGCCGATTCTGGTGCAGGTACTGTTTATCTTCTACGGCTTACCCCAGCTGCTTGGCGGGCCAATCGACGCATTGACCGCAGGCATCGCCGCGATTGCGGTCAACTCCGGCGCCTACATCTCCGAAATCGTCCGCGGTGGCGTACAGTCCATCGAGCGCGGCCAGAGCGAAGCGGCACTGTCGCTGGGGCTCTCGCGCAGCCAGTCGTTTCGCTACGTCATCTGGCCCCAGGCCCTGCGCCGCATGATCCCGCCGCTGGGCAACCAGGCGATTATCAGCATCAAGGATACGTCGCTGTTTTCGGTCATCGGCGTCGGCGAGCTGGTACGCCAGGGCCAAATTTACATCGCCACCACCTTTACCGCCATGGAGGTGTATTTCATGGTGGCGCTTCTATACCTGGCCATTACCTGGACACTTTCCATCTTGCTTTCTCTGCTGGAACGCAAAGGCCTGGCCGGAGAATAA